The Zootoca vivipara chromosome 4, rZooViv1.1, whole genome shotgun sequence genome has a segment encoding these proteins:
- the LOC132592049 gene encoding zinc finger protein 239-like, with the protein MEENHGIVASLDCDELEIENKDDHEKIPREKPRKNLECGESCSERSHSTSHKQNLIGKKLYQCVECGKSFSRCDYLTSHQKIHTGEKPYQCVECGKSFSHSHHLTTHQRIHTGEKPYQCVECGKSFTDSSNLTSHQRIHRGEKPYQCFECGKSFTESSHLTKHQRIHTGEKPYQCVECGKSFTESSSLTSHQRIHTGVKPCQCFECGKSFRTTSDLSSHQRIHTGEKPYQCSECGKSFSQSSHLTSHQRIHTGEKPYKCMECGKSFADSSKLTSHKRNHTKARETIMQL; encoded by the coding sequence attgtgatgaattggaaattgagAACAAAGATGACCACGAAAAAATCCCCAGAGAGAAGCCACGtaaaaatttggagtgtggagaaagctgcagtgagcgctcccattccacttcccataaACAAAATCTCATTGGAAAGAAActctatcagtgtgtggaatgtggaaagagcttcagtcggtgcgactatctcacttcccatcaaaaaattcatacaggggagaaaccatatcagtgtgtggaatgtggaaagagcttcagtcacagccaccatctcactacccatcaaagaattcatacaggagagaaaccgtatcagtgtgtggaatgtggaaagagcttcactgacagctccaatctcacttcccatcaaagaattcatagaggggagaaaccctatcagtgctttgaatgtggaaagagcttcactgaaagctcccatctcactaagcatcaaagaattcatacaggggagaaaccctatcagtgtgtggaatgtggaaagagcttcactgagagctcctctctcacttcccatcagagaattcatacaggggtgaaaccctgtcagtgctttgaatgtggaaaaagcttcagaacAACCTCCGATCTcagttcccatcaaagaattcatacaggggagaaaccctatcagtgctctgaatgtggaaagagcttcagtcagagctcccatctcacttcccatcaaagaattcacacaggggagaaaccgtataagtgtatggaatgtggaaagagctttgctgatagctccaaactcacttcccataaaagaaaCCATACAAAGGCCAGAGAAACCATTATGCAGCTTTAG